From bacterium, one genomic window encodes:
- a CDS encoding sigma-54 dependent transcriptional regulator → MSPTRATVLVVDDEEVILDVLSSLIGRRKEYEVLLARDEEEALRAVAERTIDVVLLDLFLGESDGMELLRSLRAEEPDRPVIMMTAHGSVASAVEAMKAGAFHYLTKPFQNDEVLLLVESALTQRRLKLENEGLKRALDERKRFGRLVGTSQAMQRVYRVIEQVAPARTTVLITGESGTGKELTAEAIHQHGPRSDEPFVTVNSSNLPPDLLESHLFGHVKGAFTGAVADQVGLFEAASGGTLFFDEISTIPAPVQAKLLRVLQEKEFLPLGSVSPVRVDVRILAATNDDLERLVAEGQFREDLYYRLNVITIDLPPLRERREDIPALVEHFLLELGTEHRRRGVSLSREAQQALVRYDWPGNVRQLRNVVERALLLATEDEIGPEILAQEIVKGPSRGAGLPLPSGVTYQAAVEEYERSLIRSALDEASGVQRRAAELLGMKPTTLNERMKRLGFR, encoded by the coding sequence TTGTCCCCAACGCGCGCCACAGTCTTGGTCGTCGACGACGAGGAGGTCATCCTCGACGTTCTTTCGTCGCTCATCGGACGGCGGAAGGAGTACGAAGTCCTGCTCGCCCGCGACGAGGAGGAGGCGCTGCGCGCCGTCGCCGAGCGGACGATCGACGTCGTCCTGCTCGACCTCTTCCTCGGCGAGTCGGACGGGATGGAACTGCTCCGCTCGCTGCGCGCCGAGGAGCCGGACCGGCCGGTGATCATGATGACCGCGCACGGCTCGGTCGCCTCGGCGGTCGAGGCGATGAAGGCCGGCGCCTTCCACTACCTCACCAAGCCGTTCCAGAACGACGAGGTCCTGCTGCTCGTCGAGTCGGCGCTCACGCAGCGGCGGCTGAAGCTGGAGAACGAAGGGCTGAAGCGGGCGCTCGACGAGCGGAAGCGGTTCGGCCGCCTCGTCGGCACCTCGCAGGCGATGCAGCGCGTCTACCGCGTGATCGAACAGGTCGCGCCGGCGCGCACGACGGTCCTGATCACCGGCGAGAGCGGCACCGGCAAGGAGCTGACGGCCGAGGCGATCCACCAGCACGGCCCGCGCTCCGACGAGCCGTTCGTCACCGTCAACAGCTCCAACCTGCCGCCGGACCTGCTGGAATCGCACCTCTTCGGCCACGTGAAGGGCGCCTTCACCGGCGCCGTCGCCGACCAGGTCGGGCTGTTCGAGGCCGCCTCCGGCGGGACGCTCTTCTTCGACGAGATCAGCACCATTCCGGCGCCGGTGCAGGCGAAGCTGCTGCGCGTGCTGCAGGAGAAGGAGTTCCTGCCGCTCGGTTCGGTCTCGCCGGTGCGCGTGGACGTGCGGATCCTCGCCGCGACGAACGACGACCTCGAGCGGCTCGTCGCCGAGGGGCAGTTCCGCGAGGATCTCTACTACCGCCTGAACGTGATCACGATCGACCTCCCGCCGCTGCGCGAGCGGCGCGAGGACATCCCCGCGCTCGTCGAGCACTTCCTGCTCGAGCTGGGCACGGAGCACCGCCGCCGCGGCGTCTCGCTCTCCCGCGAGGCGCAGCAGGCGCTCGTCCGCTACGACTGGCCGGGGAACGTCCGCCAACTGCGCAACGTCGTCGAGCGGGCGCTGCTCCTCGCGACGGAGGACGAGATCGGGCCGGAGATCCTCGCCCAGGAGATCGTGAAGGGGCCGTCGCGCGGCGCCGGCCTGCCGCTCCCCTCGGGCGTGACCTACCAGGCCGCGGTCGAGGAGTACGAGCGCTCGCTGATCCGCTCCGCGCTCGACGAGGCCTCGGGCGTCCAGCGCCGCGCCGCCGAACTGCTCGGCATGAAGCCGACGACGCTCAACGAGCGGATGAAGCGCCTCGGCTTCCGCTGA
- a CDS encoding PAS domain S-box protein: protein MASRPGRFALLALLAVATALGLFSAQRTWREETARPGMGLVETTPGDVVVASLDPGGAAQRAGFKAGDLLVEIGGHPVHSRLVGLDLLAQAQPDRPVGVVVLRQGTTTPLALRVVAERTWAWDRVVGSLVAALFLLAAAAAALRPRQGGPALVYAAWCLAGALLLGVSWSARGERIDWLLFWVDRAARLALPALFVHLAFAARRAPGGRWRRWLPLAYAPAAALLLAEIHLAGLGGALRALDPVAALETLRGRIEMTWLAAGFAWGVAILARAAAKADNAEDRARARWFLVGSAAGLAPFLAVTAIPGIAGGATGDTGWISLPFLVLVPLTFTAAALDYRLMDLAFFLRRGLVVGVTLAFSLVLFLGFQSLAATFFPALLHPAGVVPALIALAVTAALAPAIRAGARDVVGRLFYRRRYNVRLALARLARDLNAERELPRLAETLERRIVDALGAGVVRLLLAGPEGELLSPYDRLPSPDGLTSAMRAALMRGEILTFAMLGEAPRRLPALNALGVQWLVPLRVENDLVAVLAAGPARGRALLDSDDLDLLRSVAGHAAAAVAGALHLADLRGQVQLVQRLQAQTESLINNSPIGMAVIDLEGVVRQWNPAVEALLGTGRRDALGRRYTDVLPLALRSVTREFLRQAPSVERSRAYRIRIGGAEDEKLVDLAINVLRGPEGWEGTLLSLDDVTERVRLEDQLIQQDRLASVGLLAAGVAHEVNTPLTGISSYAQMLLEECPGDDPRRPMLEKIVQQAGRASHIARGLLRFSRPGPTTELSIGPVDFREMMEETIGLLGPQVRRAKAKVSTEWSGAPVVAMGDRSRLQQVGMNLLLNAVDAVGEGGHVVVRTGVDGEAAWFEVRDDGVGIPEELRNRIFDPFFTTKKPGQGTGLGLSISYSIVREHGGALAVESEPGRGTTMRVSLPAVATARAEEIPAPRRAAV, encoded by the coding sequence ATGGCCAGCCGCCCCGGACGTTTCGCGCTCCTAGCGCTCCTCGCCGTCGCGACGGCGCTCGGGCTGTTCTCGGCCCAGCGCACGTGGCGCGAGGAGACGGCGCGTCCGGGGATGGGGTTGGTCGAGACGACGCCCGGCGACGTCGTGGTCGCTTCGCTCGATCCGGGCGGCGCGGCGCAGCGCGCCGGCTTCAAGGCCGGCGACCTGCTCGTCGAGATCGGCGGGCATCCGGTCCACTCGCGGCTGGTCGGCCTCGACCTTCTGGCGCAGGCGCAGCCGGACCGGCCGGTCGGCGTCGTCGTGCTGCGGCAAGGGACGACGACGCCGCTCGCGCTGCGCGTCGTCGCCGAGCGGACGTGGGCGTGGGACCGCGTCGTCGGCTCGCTCGTCGCCGCGCTCTTCCTGCTCGCCGCCGCCGCCGCCGCGCTGCGGCCGCGGCAGGGCGGGCCGGCGCTGGTTTACGCCGCGTGGTGCCTCGCCGGCGCCCTGCTGCTCGGCGTCTCGTGGTCGGCCCGCGGCGAGCGGATCGACTGGCTGCTCTTCTGGGTGGACCGCGCGGCGCGCCTCGCGCTCCCCGCGCTGTTCGTCCATCTCGCGTTCGCCGCGCGGCGCGCCCCCGGCGGGCGGTGGCGCCGCTGGCTGCCCTTGGCCTACGCGCCGGCCGCGGCGCTGCTGCTCGCGGAGATCCACCTCGCCGGGCTCGGCGGCGCCCTGCGCGCGCTCGACCCGGTCGCCGCGCTGGAGACGCTGCGCGGACGGATCGAGATGACCTGGCTCGCGGCGGGGTTCGCGTGGGGCGTGGCGATCCTCGCCCGCGCGGCGGCGAAGGCCGACAACGCCGAGGACCGGGCGCGCGCCCGCTGGTTCCTCGTCGGCAGCGCCGCGGGGCTCGCGCCGTTCCTCGCCGTCACGGCGATCCCCGGCATCGCCGGCGGCGCGACGGGGGACACCGGCTGGATCTCGCTGCCGTTCCTCGTCCTCGTGCCGCTGACCTTCACCGCCGCCGCGCTCGACTACCGGCTGATGGACCTCGCCTTCTTCCTGCGGCGCGGGCTGGTCGTCGGCGTGACGCTCGCCTTCTCGCTGGTGCTCTTCCTCGGCTTCCAGAGCCTCGCCGCGACGTTCTTCCCCGCGCTGCTCCATCCGGCCGGCGTCGTCCCGGCGCTGATCGCGCTGGCCGTGACGGCGGCCCTCGCCCCGGCGATCCGCGCCGGCGCGCGCGACGTCGTCGGGCGCCTCTTCTACCGCCGCCGCTACAACGTGCGGCTCGCCCTCGCCCGCCTCGCCCGCGACCTCAACGCCGAACGCGAGCTGCCGCGCCTCGCGGAGACGCTGGAGCGGCGGATCGTGGACGCGCTCGGCGCCGGCGTGGTGCGGCTGCTGCTCGCCGGGCCGGAAGGGGAGCTGCTCTCGCCGTACGACCGTCTGCCCTCGCCCGACGGGCTGACGTCGGCGATGCGCGCCGCGCTCATGCGGGGCGAGATCCTGACCTTCGCGATGCTCGGCGAGGCGCCGCGGCGCCTCCCGGCGCTGAACGCGCTCGGCGTGCAGTGGCTCGTGCCGCTCCGCGTCGAGAACGACCTCGTCGCCGTGCTCGCCGCGGGGCCGGCGCGCGGCCGCGCGCTGCTCGACTCCGACGACCTCGACCTGCTCCGCTCCGTCGCCGGGCACGCCGCGGCGGCGGTCGCCGGCGCGCTCCATCTCGCGGACCTCCGCGGGCAGGTGCAGCTCGTGCAGCGGCTGCAGGCGCAGACCGAGTCGCTGATCAACAACAGCCCGATCGGCATGGCGGTGATCGACCTCGAAGGGGTCGTGCGGCAGTGGAACCCGGCCGTCGAGGCGCTGCTCGGCACCGGCCGGCGCGACGCGCTGGGGCGGCGCTACACCGACGTCCTGCCGCTGGCGCTGCGCAGCGTGACGCGCGAGTTCCTGCGCCAGGCGCCGTCGGTCGAGCGCTCGCGCGCCTACCGCATCCGCATCGGCGGGGCGGAGGACGAGAAGCTCGTAGACTTGGCGATCAACGTGCTCCGCGGGCCGGAAGGGTGGGAAGGGACGCTCCTTTCGCTCGACGACGTGACCGAGCGCGTGCGGCTCGAGGACCAGCTGATCCAGCAGGACCGGCTCGCCTCGGTCGGGCTGCTCGCCGCGGGCGTCGCCCACGAGGTCAACACCCCACTCACCGGCATCTCCTCCTACGCGCAGATGCTGCTCGAGGAGTGCCCCGGCGACGATCCGCGGCGGCCGATGCTGGAGAAGATCGTCCAGCAGGCCGGCCGCGCCTCGCACATCGCGCGCGGCCTGCTCCGCTTCAGCCGCCCCGGCCCGACGACCGAGCTGTCGATCGGCCCCGTGGACTTCCGCGAGATGATGGAGGAGACGATCGGGCTGCTCGGGCCGCAGGTGCGGCGGGCGAAGGCCAAGGTCTCGACCGAGTGGAGCGGCGCGCCGGTGGTGGCGATGGGCGACCGCTCGCGCCTGCAGCAGGTGGGGATGAACCTCCTGCTGAACGCCGTGGACGCGGTCGGCGAGGGCGGGCACGTCGTCGTGCGCACCGGCGTGGACGGCGAGGCGGCGTGGTTCGAGGTGCGGGACGACGGCGTCGGCATTCCCGAGGAGCTGCGCAACCGCATCTTCGATCCGTTCTTCACGACGAAGAAGCCGGGGCAGGGGACCGGCCTCGGCCTGTCGATCAGCTACAGCATCGTCCGCGAGCACGGCGGGGCGCTCGCCGTGGAGAGCGAGCCCGGACGCGGCACGACGATGCGCGTCTCGCTGCCGGCGGTCGCGACGGCGCGCGCCGAGGAAATCCCGGCCCCGCGCCGCGCCGCCGTGTAG
- a CDS encoding carboxypeptidase-like regulatory domain-containing protein has translation LSDENGRFSFPALAPGAYRLVAVKGGYAVMVGQLNTALQETLEIVLRPAGAPAAPGVKPEDNAWTLRLPRRDPLEDLGDGAPALLYPASRGDGPHFAPSSVTIEALASRVADAGDVQDGGGSRLALGGTLLAGADSTLSARLDHQDDGGGQTLRDRADRLFFRWNVGGAADDSVSLDLHQRASRLDATAEYGGAASRLDVSSLELTARRAEGDADSGRTMSAALALASFSPDGALQRRVGDPYGVARLSGDVAWRRKLSDANQANFGASIEGTRGARRSFGGVETLSLAPASGVGDSLAAAFGDRAAAFADDTWHVSSGLALVARARGEWARGFDERSRGAASIGARAALGESVSFAADAGAMVGGRSAGEAIYRAAFEGGRGAVRWTVVRSRESGVDLFGLAASPDAAPLGVLVGPDALVARWAVGLSVAPGVFLREVRLRGEWYDVEGDLAARLPIDLPLAPVAWDGKARGRRLEVGLALTAGTEISIAWDELEDLGGAAPLLEGARRWERRAVALRQRLARVGDTGAWYVIISAEDNDLSPAPAPAADDGLRLALLQRRRVSGGMALSF, from the coding sequence CCTCAGCGACGAAAACGGCCGCTTCAGCTTCCCGGCGCTCGCGCCGGGCGCCTACCGCCTCGTCGCCGTCAAGGGCGGCTACGCGGTGATGGTGGGACAGCTCAACACCGCGCTTCAGGAAACGCTCGAGATCGTCCTTCGCCCGGCCGGCGCGCCGGCCGCGCCCGGCGTCAAGCCGGAAGACAACGCCTGGACGCTTCGTCTGCCGCGCCGCGATCCGCTCGAGGATCTCGGCGACGGCGCGCCCGCGCTGCTCTATCCCGCCTCGCGCGGCGACGGCCCGCACTTCGCGCCGTCGTCGGTGACGATCGAGGCGCTCGCCTCGCGCGTCGCCGACGCGGGGGACGTCCAGGACGGCGGCGGCTCGCGCCTCGCCCTCGGCGGCACGTTGCTCGCGGGGGCGGACTCGACGCTCTCCGCGCGTCTCGACCATCAGGACGACGGCGGCGGCCAGACGCTCCGCGACCGCGCCGATCGGCTCTTCTTCCGCTGGAACGTCGGCGGCGCCGCGGACGACTCGGTGTCGCTCGACCTCCATCAGCGCGCCAGCCGCCTCGACGCCACGGCCGAGTACGGCGGCGCCGCGTCGCGCCTCGACGTTTCGAGCCTCGAACTGACGGCCCGCCGCGCCGAAGGGGACGCGGACTCCGGCCGCACGATGTCGGCCGCGCTCGCGCTGGCCAGCTTCTCGCCCGACGGCGCCCTGCAGCGCCGCGTCGGCGACCCGTACGGCGTCGCGCGCCTCTCCGGCGACGTCGCTTGGCGGCGCAAGCTCTCCGACGCGAACCAGGCGAACTTCGGCGCGTCGATCGAAGGGACGCGCGGCGCGCGCCGCTCCTTCGGCGGCGTCGAGACGCTGAGCCTCGCGCCGGCGTCCGGCGTCGGCGACTCGCTCGCCGCCGCGTTCGGCGACCGGGCCGCGGCCTTCGCCGACGACACCTGGCATGTCTCGTCCGGGCTCGCGCTCGTCGCGCGCGCCCGCGGCGAGTGGGCCCGCGGCTTCGACGAACGCTCCCGCGGCGCGGCCTCGATCGGCGCCCGCGCGGCGCTCGGGGAGAGCGTCTCCTTCGCCGCGGACGCCGGGGCGATGGTCGGCGGCCGCTCCGCCGGCGAGGCGATCTACCGCGCCGCGTTCGAAGGCGGCCGCGGCGCCGTCCGCTGGACGGTCGTCCGCTCGCGCGAGAGCGGCGTCGATCTGTTCGGCCTCGCCGCGTCTCCCGACGCCGCGCCGCTCGGCGTCCTCGTCGGGCCGGACGCGCTCGTCGCGCGCTGGGCGGTCGGCCTGTCGGTCGCGCCCGGCGTCTTCCTGCGCGAAGTCCGGCTGCGCGGCGAGTGGTACGACGTCGAAGGGGACCTCGCGGCGCGCCTGCCGATCGACCTCCCGCTCGCGCCGGTGGCGTGGGACGGGAAGGCGCGCGGCCGGCGGCTCGAGGTCGGCCTCGCGCTGACCGCGGGGACCGAGATCTCGATCGCCTGGGACGAACTCGAGGACCTCGGCGGCGCCGCGCCGCTGCTCGAAGGGGCGCGCCGCTGGGAGCGCCGCGCCGTCGCGCTGCGGCAGCGGTTGGCGCGCGTCGGCGACACCGGCGCGTGGTACGTGATCATCTCCGCCGAAGACAACGACCTTTCGCCGGCGCCCGCGCCGGCGGCCGACGACGGCCTGCGGCTCGCGCTGCTTCAGCGGCGCCGCGTGTCCGGCGGCATGGCCCTCTCGTTCTGA